One genomic window of Candidatus Nitrospira inopinata includes the following:
- the mrdA gene encoding penicillin-binding protein 2 yields MLGSYSEAEYGDFQRRLIILRMGLLLVVALLALRLWHLQIREGAYYRDLSENNRTRQVLMEPARGLIYDRHGVLLANNVPSFSLYVALDEVRDREALIEKLSDLLELDPAFIRKKLGGKGGKLLPRKIKDRLTLRDAVLIESHRLDLPGVMIQVESQRNYPGGVTASHLLGYVGEVSAEQLEKPEFSDLHQGSIVGQYGIEKSFDRYVRGQAGSKRVEVDAHGHEKKAVVVETPQAGNDLYLTIDVRLQKLAEELLGREYGAIVALDPTNGDILAMASRPAFDPNVLSRELTPKQWVEIVQDEGRPLNNRASQGQYPPGSTFKVPMAVAALESKTVSPFSTVTCNGGYQFGNRIFRDWKVNGHGAVNLHSALVHSCDVYFYTVGQRMGIDLMAEFGKEFGLGQSTGVNLPSERAGIMPSTAWKKKVKKEPWLPGETISVAIGQGYVTVTPLQMANLIATVANDGVNYRPRLVLAVMDRITGNLQELPAVPRGKINAKPETFRLIKEALADVVKVGTATRAKSSVVTIGGKTGTAQVAALRTGPQESIPKKFRDHAWFIAFAPVESPKIAVAVLVEHMGHGGSAAAPLAKEVIEAYFKLNEGQSAGATAAPATERIGATSEPL; encoded by the coding sequence GTGCTGGGAAGTTATTCGGAAGCGGAGTACGGCGATTTCCAACGCCGCCTCATTATTCTTCGAATGGGCTTGCTCTTGGTGGTGGCCCTGCTGGCGCTGCGGCTGTGGCATTTGCAGATCCGAGAAGGAGCCTACTACCGTGATCTCTCGGAGAACAACAGAACCAGGCAAGTCTTGATGGAACCGGCCCGCGGGTTGATTTATGATCGGCACGGCGTGCTTCTGGCGAACAATGTTCCGAGTTTCAGTTTGTATGTCGCGTTGGATGAGGTGAGGGATCGGGAGGCGTTGATCGAGAAATTGTCCGATTTGCTGGAACTGGATCCGGCGTTCATTCGTAAGAAATTGGGGGGAAAGGGCGGAAAACTGTTGCCGCGCAAAATCAAGGATCGGTTGACGCTTCGCGACGCCGTGCTGATCGAGTCGCACCGTCTGGACCTGCCCGGCGTCATGATCCAGGTCGAATCGCAGCGAAACTATCCCGGCGGGGTGACGGCGTCTCATTTGCTGGGCTACGTCGGGGAGGTATCGGCCGAACAACTGGAGAAGCCGGAGTTTTCCGATCTTCATCAGGGCAGTATCGTCGGCCAGTACGGGATCGAGAAGTCCTTTGACCGGTACGTGCGCGGCCAAGCCGGGTCTAAACGAGTCGAGGTCGACGCCCACGGTCATGAAAAGAAGGCCGTTGTGGTGGAGACGCCTCAGGCGGGGAACGATCTCTACCTCACGATCGACGTTCGGTTGCAGAAGCTCGCGGAGGAGCTGCTGGGTCGTGAGTACGGCGCCATCGTGGCCTTGGACCCGACTAACGGCGACATTTTGGCCATGGCCAGCCGTCCGGCCTTCGATCCGAACGTGCTCTCGCGCGAGCTGACTCCCAAACAATGGGTCGAAATCGTCCAGGACGAAGGGCGCCCTCTGAACAACCGCGCGTCCCAGGGACAATACCCTCCGGGCTCCACGTTCAAAGTGCCGATGGCGGTGGCCGCGCTGGAGTCGAAAACCGTCTCGCCGTTCAGCACCGTGACCTGCAACGGCGGCTACCAGTTCGGGAACCGGATTTTCCGCGATTGGAAAGTGAACGGGCACGGAGCGGTCAATCTGCACAGCGCCCTCGTGCACTCGTGCGACGTGTACTTTTACACCGTCGGCCAGCGCATGGGCATCGATCTGATGGCCGAATTCGGCAAGGAATTCGGACTTGGACAAAGCACCGGCGTGAATTTGCCTTCCGAGCGGGCCGGCATCATGCCGTCGACCGCGTGGAAAAAAAAGGTGAAGAAAGAACCGTGGCTGCCCGGCGAAACCATTTCCGTGGCGATCGGTCAGGGATACGTGACGGTGACGCCCCTGCAAATGGCCAACTTGATCGCCACCGTCGCCAATGACGGCGTCAATTATCGACCGCGCCTGGTGCTGGCGGTGATGGATCGGATTACCGGCAATTTGCAAGAGTTGCCGGCGGTTCCACGGGGAAAAATCAACGCGAAACCCGAAACGTTTCGCCTCATCAAAGAAGCGCTGGCCGACGTCGTCAAAGTCGGGACGGCCACGAGGGCGAAATCGTCCGTCGTGACGATCGGCGGGAAAACGGGGACGGCGCAGGTCGCGGCGCTTCGAACGGGACCGCAGGAATCGATTCCCAAAAAGTTCCGCGATCACGCGTGGTTCATCGCCTTTGCTCCGGTCGAGTCGCCGAAGATCGCGGTCGCCGTGTTGGTCGAGCACATGGGGCACGGCGGATCTGCCGCGGCTCCTCTGGCGAAGGAAGTCATCGAGGCCTATTTCAAGCTGAATGAGGGGCAGTCGGCGGGCGCGACGGCTGCTCCCGCCACAGAGCGGATTGGAGCGACCTCGGAGCCGTTATGA